The following coding sequences are from one Sphingomonadaceae bacterium OTU29LAMAA1 window:
- a CDS encoding MFS transporter, producing MTMTPSPALPAASARYRALVLAMLLLVYTFNFLDRQILGILVAPIKAELELTDTQLGALGGIAFALLYSTLAIPLALVADRTSRSWVITISLTVWSAFTALCGLATGFWQFFVFRLGVGVGEAGGVAPSYAMISDYFPPEQRARALSIYSLGIPVGLAAGALLGGMLASAVNWRWAFIAVGLAGVVIAPLFRFVVKEPPRGMFDPAAVRSERVSVGAVFRILAAKPSFWLMAFGASFSSLCGYGLAFWVPSVLIRSFGFSLLTASQYIGSLLLIGGTIGVFAGGWLADRLGAKDRGVYAKLPAIAWLVTVPLFAAGLTSGSLTLSWFLFLIPHGLNILWLGPVTTAVQHLVPPPMRATASASFLFINNLIGLGLGSLIMGRLSDAMTAVHGADALRWATTYALGFYLVAAGLMLLAVRPLRRDWVG from the coding sequence ATGACGATGACTCCCTCCCCCGCCCTGCCCGCCGCCAGCGCCCGTTACCGGGCGCTGGTGCTGGCGATGTTGCTGCTGGTCTATACGTTCAACTTTCTCGACCGGCAGATCCTCGGCATCCTCGTCGCGCCGATCAAGGCCGAGCTGGAGCTGACCGATACGCAGCTGGGGGCGTTGGGCGGCATCGCCTTCGCGCTCCTGTATTCCACACTCGCCATTCCGCTGGCGCTGGTGGCGGATCGAACGAGCCGAAGCTGGGTCATCACGATCAGCCTGACGGTATGGAGCGCATTCACCGCATTGTGCGGATTGGCGACCGGCTTCTGGCAGTTCTTCGTGTTCCGGCTGGGTGTCGGCGTCGGCGAGGCGGGGGGTGTCGCACCGAGCTACGCCATGATCAGCGACTATTTCCCGCCGGAGCAGCGGGCGCGGGCGCTGTCGATCTACTCGCTCGGTATCCCGGTCGGACTGGCGGCGGGGGCACTGCTCGGCGGCATGCTCGCGAGCGCGGTCAACTGGCGCTGGGCATTCATCGCCGTGGGACTCGCCGGCGTCGTCATCGCGCCGCTGTTCCGGTTCGTGGTGAAGGAGCCGCCGCGGGGGATGTTCGATCCTGCCGCGGTCCGATCCGAGCGGGTATCGGTGGGTGCGGTGTTCCGCATCCTCGCCGCTAAGCCGAGTTTCTGGCTGATGGCGTTCGGGGCGTCGTTCAGTTCGCTATGCGGCTATGGTCTCGCCTTCTGGGTGCCGTCGGTGCTGATCCGCTCGTTCGGATTTTCGCTGCTGACCGCATCGCAATACATCGGATCGCTGCTGCTGATCGGCGGGACGATCGGCGTGTTCGCCGGGGGATGGCTGGCCGATCGGCTGGGAGCGAAGGACCGGGGGGTTTACGCGAAGCTGCCGGCAATCGCATGGCTGGTGACCGTGCCACTGTTCGCCGCGGGCCTGACCAGCGGGTCGCTGACGCTGTCCTGGTTCCTGTTCCTGATCCCGCACGGCCTCAACATCCTGTGGCTGGGACCGGTGACGACCGCGGTCCAGCATCTCGTGCCACCCCCGATGCGCGCCACCGCCTCCGCCAGTTTCCTGTTCATCAACAATCTGATCGGGCTGGGGCTGGGATCACTGATCATGGGGCGGCTGTCTGACGCGATGACGGCGGTGCACGGTGCGGATGCTTTGCGCTGGGCGACGACCTATGCGCTGGGATTCTATCTGGTGGCGGCGGGATTGATGCTGCTGGCGGTGCGGCCGTTGCGGCGCGATTGGGTGGGGTGA
- a CDS encoding MerR family transcriptional regulator → MPSGTGKAIGAFRTIGEVSEETGLPQHILRYWETRFPQLRPITRAGNRRYYRPEDVALIRRIHGLLNQEGYTVRGVQQLLATARTDAPAEDKADTASVLPMLKAIRDRLAHALSQDEHLAL, encoded by the coding sequence ATGCCATCCGGCACCGGGAAAGCCATCGGCGCGTTCCGGACGATCGGGGAGGTTTCGGAGGAAACCGGCCTTCCCCAGCATATCCTGCGCTATTGGGAAACGCGCTTTCCCCAGCTGCGACCGATCACGCGCGCCGGCAACCGACGGTATTACCGTCCGGAAGATGTCGCGCTCATCCGTCGCATTCACGGCCTGCTGAATCAGGAGGGTTATACGGTTCGCGGTGTGCAGCAATTGCTCGCCACCGCGCGTACCGACGCTCCAGCCGAAGATAAGGCGGATACCGCGTCGGTGCTACCCATGCTGAAGGCGATCCGCGACCGGCTTGCCCATGCCCTCAGCCAGGACGAACACCTCGCTTTATAA
- a CDS encoding TetR/AcrR family transcriptional regulator codes for MTSAEDAASVASLDKTPRTARGRKTLRALLDAAALEFGERGFHEASISAITRRAGVALGSFYTYFDSKDAVFRALVTDLSAQVRDHVAPAVRAAGDGIAAERAGLAQFIGFVREHKEIYRIIDEAEFVDPDSFRSHYASTAERIDQRLRAAATRGEVRSDVSDVHAWAIMGMNVFLGLRFGVWNEDRSVEDVADLAASLLRHGLVPEDL; via the coding sequence ATGACGAGCGCTGAAGATGCCGCGTCGGTCGCGAGCCTCGACAAGACGCCGCGCACGGCGCGCGGTCGCAAGACGTTGCGTGCGCTGCTGGATGCGGCGGCATTGGAGTTCGGTGAACGCGGATTTCACGAGGCGTCGATCAGTGCGATCACGCGGCGGGCGGGCGTCGCGCTCGGCAGTTTCTATACGTATTTCGATTCGAAGGATGCAGTGTTCCGCGCACTGGTGACCGATCTATCGGCGCAGGTTCGCGATCATGTCGCGCCGGCGGTGCGCGCGGCTGGTGACGGCATCGCCGCGGAGCGAGCGGGATTGGCGCAGTTCATCGGATTCGTGCGGGAACATAAGGAAATCTATCGCATCATCGACGAGGCGGAGTTCGTCGATCCGGACAGCTTTCGGTCGCATTATGCGTCGACGGCGGAACGCATCGATCAGCGACTGAGGGCTGCGGCGACGCGCGGCGAGGTGCGCAGCGATGTGTCGGACGTACACGCCTGGGCGATCATGGGGATGAACGTGTTCCTCGGCCTGCGATTTGGTGTCTGGAACGAGGATCGCAGTGTCGAGGATGTGGCCGATCTGGCAGCGAGCCTGCTGCGCCACGGGCTGGTGCCCGAGGACTTATAA
- a CDS encoding TonB-dependent receptor translates to MKVRTSTFLMLGAAAAALFAGPAAARIAPADTAGIGQDGAAATETTPDTTDTPSENTGDIVVTARRRVESLLSVPIAVTALSADRLDKLGAVDLTDIQNFTPNTTLKTARGSNSTLAAFIRGVGQQDPVPGFEAGIGIYLDDVYLNRPQAAVLDIYDVDRIEVLRGPQGTLYGRNTIGGAVKYVTKRLPDDPEVRIKANYGSYDQADGIVTLSAPIGDMLKVGVAGARLSRGGFGRNINLNIDNYNKDIWAARGTVEFESPDTRLFVRITGDYTHDKSNPRNGHRLIPGIVSGAPVLDDVYDTRAGLNFPRQDIKAGGLSMTANARLTDSLTLRSISAWRKDDSFTPIDFDALPAVDVDVPAIYRNEQTSQEFQLLYSSDKLNGLLGYYYLGAKASTGFGVLLSTTLPGFNAYTAGDVRTETSSVYGDFTFDFTPQFSLSLGGRYTWDERKSYVFKASYLGLTPEFGGTPVLVGAPATDFRGKANYKRFTPRASISFKPVEDHLLYLSYSEGFKGGGFDPRGSGTSAPISSAAAGRTYQDIYNYLSFDPETVTSYEAGYKGAVFDRRLTWALAGFYADYKDVQVPGSVGCLQNGVQSFCGITTNAAKARIKGVELETNAILVRDFAGVGSSVALTGAVGYIDARYRRFIGPTGTDVANVRVFQNTPHWTASGTLTGNVPVGEGLVTANSTLSYRGLTHQFETASPFLDQPRYALLDAGITWAFGEGRRYSIGVYGKNLTDKQYKTSGYQYIASTVAGVPIRTPAGGYTSTLGREGIATAFYGNPRQVFASIAAKF, encoded by the coding sequence ATGAAGGTGCGCACGTCCACGTTCCTGATGCTCGGCGCGGCCGCAGCGGCGCTGTTCGCCGGACCGGCCGCCGCCCGGATCGCTCCGGCCGATACCGCAGGCATCGGTCAGGACGGCGCAGCGGCCACCGAAACGACACCCGACACGACGGATACGCCGTCCGAAAACACCGGCGACATCGTCGTCACCGCGCGTCGGCGTGTCGAATCGCTGCTGAGCGTGCCGATCGCGGTTACGGCGTTGAGCGCGGATCGGCTCGACAAGCTTGGCGCAGTCGATCTGACCGACATCCAGAATTTCACGCCGAATACGACGCTGAAGACCGCCCGCGGCAGCAATTCGACGCTTGCCGCATTCATCCGCGGCGTCGGCCAGCAGGATCCGGTGCCGGGATTCGAAGCCGGCATCGGGATCTATCTGGACGACGTCTATCTCAATCGCCCGCAGGCCGCGGTGCTGGACATCTATGATGTCGACCGGATCGAGGTGCTGCGCGGACCGCAGGGTACGCTATACGGGCGCAATACGATCGGCGGCGCGGTGAAATACGTCACCAAGCGGCTGCCGGACGATCCCGAGGTGCGGATCAAGGCAAATTACGGGTCCTACGATCAGGCGGACGGCATCGTCACCTTGTCGGCGCCGATCGGCGACATGCTGAAGGTCGGGGTGGCGGGTGCACGCCTCAGCCGTGGCGGCTTCGGCCGCAACATCAATCTCAATATCGACAATTACAACAAGGACATCTGGGCGGCGCGCGGCACGGTCGAGTTCGAGTCGCCGGACACGCGGCTGTTCGTGCGGATCACCGGCGACTACACCCATGACAAGAGCAACCCCCGCAACGGGCACCGGTTGATCCCCGGCATCGTTTCCGGCGCTCCGGTGCTCGACGATGTCTACGACACCCGCGCCGGCCTGAATTTTCCGCGGCAGGATATCAAGGCGGGTGGCCTGTCGATGACCGCCAACGCCAGGCTGACCGACAGCCTGACGTTGCGCAGCATCAGTGCGTGGCGCAAGGACGACAGCTTCACCCCGATCGACTTCGATGCGTTGCCCGCGGTCGATGTCGACGTGCCGGCGATCTATCGCAACGAACAAACCAGCCAGGAATTCCAGCTGCTCTACAGCTCGGACAAGCTGAACGGGTTGCTCGGCTATTATTACCTGGGCGCCAAGGCCTCGACCGGATTCGGCGTGCTGCTGTCGACGACGCTACCGGGCTTCAACGCCTATACCGCCGGTGACGTACGTACCGAAACATCGTCGGTGTACGGCGACTTCACCTTCGACTTCACGCCGCAGTTCAGCCTGTCGCTGGGCGGACGCTATACGTGGGACGAGCGCAAGTCGTACGTATTCAAGGCGAGTTACCTCGGCCTTACCCCGGAGTTTGGTGGGACGCCAGTGCTGGTAGGCGCCCCTGCCACGGATTTCCGCGGCAAGGCCAACTACAAGCGCTTCACGCCGCGCGCTTCCATCAGCTTCAAGCCGGTGGAGGATCACCTGCTCTACCTGTCCTATTCCGAAGGCTTCAAGGGCGGCGGGTTCGATCCGCGGGGGTCCGGCACGTCCGCGCCGATCAGCAGCGCGGCGGCAGGGCGGACGTATCAGGACATCTACAACTACCTGTCGTTCGATCCGGAGACGGTCACCAGCTACGAGGCGGGCTACAAGGGTGCGGTGTTCGATCGGCGACTGACCTGGGCGCTCGCGGGGTTCTACGCCGATTACAAGGACGTACAGGTACCGGGGTCGGTCGGCTGTTTGCAGAACGGCGTGCAGAGCTTCTGCGGGATCACGACGAACGCCGCCAAGGCGCGGATCAAGGGCGTCGAGCTGGAAACCAACGCGATCCTTGTCCGCGATTTTGCGGGCGTCGGGTCGTCGGTCGCGCTGACCGGCGCGGTCGGCTATATCGACGCCAGATATCGCCGCTTCATCGGTCCGACCGGCACCGATGTCGCCAATGTCCGCGTGTTCCAGAATACGCCGCACTGGACCGCATCGGGCACGCTGACCGGCAACGTTCCGGTCGGCGAGGGACTGGTCACCGCCAACTCCACGCTGTCCTACCGCGGGCTCACCCACCAGTTTGAAACGGCAAGTCCGTTCCTCGACCAACCGCGCTATGCGTTGCTCGATGCCGGGATCACCTGGGCATTCGGCGAGGGACGGCGCTATTCCATCGGCGTCTATGGCAAGAACCTGACGGACAAGCAGTATAAGACGTCGGGCTATCAATATATCGCCAGCACCGTCGCCGGCGTGCCGATCCGGACGCCGGCGGGGGGCTATACCTCGACGTTGGGTCGGGAGGGGATCGCCACCGCCTTCTATGGCAACCCGCGGCAGGTCTTCGCGAGCATTGCGGCGAAGTTCTAG